In the genome of Candidatus Abyssobacteria bacterium SURF_5, one region contains:
- a CDS encoding nodulation protein NfeD has translation MRQALFLLLLSALSLVMPSAAAGDNTVLVITIDEDIISPVVAEYISRAIARAEEEGAECLVIQLDTPGGLVASTRRIVKAELNAEVPVVVYVAPSGARAGSAGVFITLAANIAAMAPSTNIGAAHPVEIGGGEDGESWRKALEELQQKLKELEKRQEGPSEEKPDDQQAGDQPQREEADEVEPTGTVMGDKVLRDTVAWMRAIARTRDRNEEWAVKAVTQSVSVTETEALAENVIDYISKDIETLLSEIDGVEVTTAAGARVLQTKEAEIRYVNMTTRQRVLNAISNPNVAYILMMLGFFGLLFEVTHPGVGFPGIAGAICLILAFYSFQALPINYAGFLLILLAMVLFIAEVKVTSYGLLTIGGLICMTLGSLMLIDSSYEFLRISLAVILPMVLTTAAIFIFLVTLVIRVHARKSVVGREGLIGEVGIAETDIATAGKIFVHGEIWNARSSRPISKGNKVRVVELDGMTATVESIDQ, from the coding sequence TCAGCGCTTTCCCTGGTTATGCCTTCCGCTGCTGCCGGGGACAACACGGTTCTTGTTATTACCATAGATGAGGATATTATCAGCCCGGTTGTGGCCGAATATATTTCGCGGGCGATCGCTCGGGCCGAGGAGGAGGGAGCAGAATGTCTCGTCATTCAACTCGATACTCCAGGGGGCCTGGTGGCGTCTACCCGCAGGATCGTTAAGGCGGAACTGAATGCGGAGGTGCCGGTCGTCGTTTACGTTGCGCCCAGCGGGGCACGCGCCGGCTCTGCAGGCGTCTTTATAACTCTGGCAGCTAATATCGCGGCGATGGCGCCTTCAACCAATATCGGGGCGGCGCATCCCGTGGAAATCGGCGGGGGAGAGGACGGCGAGTCGTGGCGCAAAGCGCTCGAGGAACTCCAGCAAAAGCTCAAAGAACTGGAGAAACGCCAGGAAGGCCCCTCGGAAGAGAAACCCGACGATCAGCAGGCCGGCGATCAACCGCAAAGGGAAGAGGCGGACGAGGTGGAGCCCACCGGCACGGTCATGGGCGATAAGGTGCTCCGCGATACCGTTGCCTGGATGCGCGCCATTGCCCGCACGCGAGACCGTAACGAGGAGTGGGCGGTGAAGGCGGTCACGCAGAGCGTTTCGGTGACTGAGACGGAAGCCCTCGCCGAGAACGTAATCGATTACATTAGCAAAGACATCGAGACTCTGCTTTCGGAGATCGACGGAGTCGAGGTGACCACTGCCGCGGGCGCGAGAGTCCTTCAGACAAAAGAGGCGGAAATCCGCTATGTCAATATGACCACGCGTCAGAGAGTCCTCAATGCGATATCGAATCCGAACGTGGCCTACATCCTGATGATGCTTGGCTTTTTCGGTTTGCTCTTCGAAGTTACGCATCCCGGCGTCGGGTTCCCCGGCATCGCAGGCGCCATTTGCCTCATTCTCGCCTTCTACTCGTTCCAGGCGCTGCCGATCAATTACGCGGGTTTCCTGCTCATTCTGCTGGCGATGGTCCTGTTTATAGCAGAAGTCAAAGTAACCAGCTACGGCCTCTTGACCATTGGCGGGCTGATCTGCATGACGCTGGGCTCGCTGATGCTCATCGATTCCTCGTATGAATTCCTGCGGATATCGCTGGCGGTCATTCTCCCGATGGTGCTGACGACCGCCGCAATCTTCATTTTCCTCGTCACGCTCGTGATCCGGGTCCACGCAAGGAAAAGTGTGGTCGGGCGAGAGGGATTGATCGGCGAAGTCGGAATCGCGGAAACAGATATCGCGACTGCAGGAAAAATATTCGTACACGGCGAGATCTGGAACGCGCGCAGCAGCCGGCCCATTAGCAAGGGCAATAAAGTGAGAGTTGTCGAACTCGATGGCATGACGGCGACAGTCGAGAGTATTGACCAGTAA
- a CDS encoding slipin family protein, producing MTILIIVLLPVLYVLSCIRILNEYERGVIFRLGRVLPEPKGPGIIMVFWPIDNMQRVSLRLVALDVPPQDVITRDNVSVKVNAVAYFRVMEPIRSVVEVENYLFATSQMAQTTLRSILGQAELDELLAQRDKINHELQNILDRQTDPWGIKVSNVEIKHVDLPQEMQRAMARQAVAERERRAKVINAEGEFQAAQRLVDAAVMMEAHPMALQMRFLQTLVEVSTEKNSTIVLPIPLDLFRPFLK from the coding sequence ATGACGATACTTATAATCGTGCTGCTTCCGGTCCTGTACGTGCTCAGTTGCATTCGCATTCTGAATGAGTATGAACGCGGCGTGATTTTCAGGCTCGGACGCGTGCTGCCGGAGCCGAAAGGGCCGGGCATCATCATGGTCTTCTGGCCGATAGACAACATGCAGCGCGTCAGCCTGCGGCTCGTCGCGCTTGACGTGCCTCCGCAGGATGTCATCACGCGCGATAACGTCTCAGTGAAAGTGAATGCAGTTGCCTACTTTCGTGTCATGGAACCCATCCGTTCCGTCGTCGAGGTCGAAAACTATCTGTTTGCGACCTCGCAGATGGCCCAGACCACGTTGCGGAGTATCCTGGGGCAGGCGGAACTGGACGAACTCCTGGCGCAACGAGACAAGATCAACCATGAACTGCAGAATATTCTCGATCGGCAAACCGACCCGTGGGGGATAAAGGTCTCGAACGTGGAAATCAAGCATGTGGACCTGCCGCAGGAAATGCAAAGAGCCATGGCTCGACAGGCTGTCGCCGAGCGCGAACGCCGAGCCAAGGTGATCAATGCCGAGGGTGAATTCCAGGCCGCCCAGCGCCTCGTCGATGCCGCCGTAATGATGGAAGCTCACCCGATGGCTCTTCAGATGCGTTTCCTGCAGACTCTCGTCGAAGTCTCGACGGAAAAAAATTCGACTATCGTGCTTCCCATACCGCTCGATCTCTTCCGCCCGTTCCTGAAGTAG